A window of the Chloroflexus sp. Y-396-1 genome harbors these coding sequences:
- a CDS encoding cyclic nucleotide-binding/CBS domain-containing protein, translating to MTRAVVAVPAEASLRETSIYMRGRGIHSVIVKPDASGQWGIMTMRDVLKKVVREGRAIDGLTVGDLTSRPLLSVSPETPITECAALMVERNIRRLAVFENGEPVGIISETDIFSHVAE from the coding sequence ATGACGCGGGCAGTTGTGGCAGTACCGGCTGAGGCTTCGCTCCGCGAAACCTCTATTTACATGCGCGGACGCGGTATCCATTCGGTGATCGTTAAGCCCGATGCAAGTGGGCAGTGGGGCATTATGACGATGCGTGATGTGTTGAAGAAAGTGGTTCGCGAGGGTCGGGCTATCGATGGCTTGACCGTTGGTGACTTGACCAGTCGGCCATTGTTGAGTGTCAGCCCCGAAACGCCCATCACTGAATGCGCGGCATTGATGGTCGAACGCAATATCCGTCGGCTAGCCGTATTTGAGAATGGTGAACCGGTCGGTATTATTTCTGAGACCGATATCTTCAGCCACGTTGCCGAGTAG
- a CDS encoding twin-arginine translocase TatA/TatE family subunit, giving the protein MEIFNVHLFEFILIAGLALVLFGPERLPEIGRFAGRQVAKFLAWQQQSPELQMINEMRNEFEREIAQLRDELIRTRQQLDVQQDMQAIAEEVKAAGQQAQSILDEVKAAGQQAQTVLDEAKTATKPVIRPPAQPPVPAATVSPVTSPVSASAVVQPVTEEDRKLFGEPSSVASPTVADQAPTFPEDRSLSSSTSVDDHSDQPSISAAELNELMNRLNSLAAELQAIVFQLQARGLLDQHWQPTVPTSPAMEDTIRS; this is encoded by the coding sequence ATGGAAATATTCAACGTTCACCTGTTTGAGTTTATCTTAATTGCGGGACTGGCGCTTGTTCTCTTCGGGCCAGAACGATTGCCAGAGATAGGTCGCTTTGCCGGTAGGCAGGTTGCCAAATTTCTGGCCTGGCAGCAGCAATCGCCTGAATTGCAGATGATCAACGAGATGCGCAATGAGTTTGAACGCGAGATTGCCCAGTTGCGCGATGAGTTGATCCGCACTCGTCAGCAGCTCGATGTACAGCAAGATATGCAGGCGATTGCCGAAGAAGTGAAAGCTGCTGGTCAGCAAGCACAGTCTATCCTTGACGAAGTAAAGGCTGCCGGTCAGCAGGCCCAAACCGTGCTCGATGAGGCCAAGACGGCGACCAAACCGGTGATTCGCCCACCGGCTCAACCGCCGGTTCCGGCGGCAACCGTTTCACCGGTAACATCGCCAGTATCGGCATCGGCAGTAGTGCAGCCGGTGACCGAGGAAGATCGAAAGCTGTTCGGCGAACCGTCGTCTGTAGCATCCCCAACCGTAGCCGATCAGGCTCCTACGTTTCCCGAAGACCGGTCGCTCTCTTCGTCAACGTCTGTCGATGATCATTCCGATCAGCCTTCTATCAGTGCTGCCGAACTCAATGAACTCATGAACCGGCTCAATAGTCTGGCGGCTGAATTGCAGGCCATCGTCTTCCAACTCCAGGCTCGTGGTCTGCTCGATCAGCACTGGCAACCGACCGTTCCTACTTCACCTGCGATGGAGGATACAATACGATCATGA
- the tatC gene encoding twin-arginine translocase subunit TatC, with protein MTTRPAKANQTDDASMSLIEHLIELRSRIIKAGIAVIIGMVLGFIAVWPQGPIKLIDILILTFAPINDRFAPIQSVGTTEQFTSYMKVALLVGVILAMPVIVYQILAFIIPGLTDDERRLIFRALPFVTFFFLAGIAFGWFVTTPVAIRFLVGFSDTPLIQTQPTLSDFLETVSMLLLINGIVFELPIIIYVLAYLNVTNARQLANYRRYALVIVIIIAAFITPTGDPVNLLLLALPMYLLYEVGIILARFVPASAQKSRG; from the coding sequence ATGACAACCCGACCGGCAAAAGCAAACCAAACTGACGATGCTTCGATGTCGTTGATCGAACACCTGATCGAACTGCGGAGCCGGATTATCAAGGCTGGGATCGCAGTGATCATTGGGATGGTGTTGGGTTTTATTGCTGTCTGGCCACAAGGGCCGATCAAGCTGATCGATATTCTGATCCTGACGTTTGCGCCTATCAATGACCGCTTCGCGCCGATTCAGTCAGTTGGGACAACCGAGCAGTTCACCAGTTACATGAAGGTGGCGCTGCTGGTCGGAGTAATCCTGGCTATGCCGGTTATTGTATATCAGATCTTGGCCTTCATCATTCCTGGTCTTACCGATGACGAACGTCGCCTGATTTTTCGGGCGTTACCGTTTGTTACCTTCTTCTTTCTGGCCGGTATCGCTTTTGGTTGGTTTGTGACTACACCGGTTGCTATTCGGTTTCTGGTTGGCTTCTCTGATACACCGCTGATCCAGACTCAACCCACGCTGTCTGATTTTCTCGAAACGGTTTCAATGTTGTTGCTGATTAACGGGATTGTGTTTGAACTACCGATAATTATTTATGTGCTGGCCTACTTAAATGTTACTAATGCCCGTCAATTGGCCAATTATCGGCGGTATGCATTGGTGATTGTCATTATTATTGCAGCATTCATTACGCCTACCGGCGATCCGGTAAACCTACTCTTGCTCGCATTGCCGATGTATCTGCTTTATGAAGTGGGGATTATTCTGGCCCGTTTTGTGCCGGCATCGGCACAGAAGTCGCGTGGGTAG
- a CDS encoding glycosyltransferase family 1 protein: MRIGIDVRYLSHGLVGGVHTYVKHFVAELCTIATDHQIFLYADTKCPFELDNLPPTVTLRLLPYRGPQSSVYLDYIGMRRAMARDRLDVVHYPANYGFRVTGARVVVTLHDALTIMPLSETLFSSGSRRTLRSMATTIYLYLASRRMLHHADLLLTVSEHAKQDILRYCRFDPQRIIPIPHAPTSDMHRIGDETILAAVRRRYGIDRPFVLADALKNPGVLVRAWRRLPASLRQSHRIIFFSRHPEPLPIVFEAVERDDALLLINPPRPDLIALYSMAEVFVFPSWFEGFGIPVLEAMTCGAPVIVSDRGPLPEVAGGAALVMDAEDDTTLAGYLERLLTNPAEITYWRERGFARAARFSWRKTAQRILESYEQALHTAIYAPGVL; encoded by the coding sequence ATGCGGATCGGCATTGATGTGCGCTATCTGTCTCACGGTTTGGTTGGTGGTGTTCATACCTATGTCAAACACTTTGTGGCCGAGCTGTGTACGATAGCTACCGATCATCAGATATTTCTCTACGCCGATACGAAATGCCCGTTTGAACTGGACAATCTACCGCCTACGGTAACGCTACGCCTGTTACCGTATCGAGGGCCGCAATCGAGTGTGTATCTTGACTACATTGGTATGCGACGGGCGATGGCCCGTGATCGACTCGATGTGGTGCATTACCCTGCAAACTATGGTTTCCGTGTGACCGGCGCTCGGGTCGTGGTGACGCTCCATGATGCGTTGACAATAATGCCGCTTAGCGAGACGCTGTTCAGTTCCGGTTCGCGACGCACACTCCGTTCGATGGCGACAACGATCTATCTGTATCTTGCTTCGCGTCGTATGTTGCACCATGCCGATCTCCTGCTGACCGTCTCGGAGCACGCCAAGCAAGATATTCTCCGCTATTGCCGATTCGATCCGCAACGTATCATCCCCATTCCACATGCGCCGACGTCGGATATGCACCGAATCGGCGACGAAACCATTCTTGCTGCGGTTCGCCGGCGTTACGGGATCGACCGACCATTTGTGCTCGCCGATGCTCTGAAAAATCCCGGCGTTTTGGTGCGAGCCTGGCGACGATTACCGGCATCGCTGCGACAAAGTCATCGAATTATCTTTTTCTCGCGCCACCCTGAGCCACTGCCGATAGTTTTCGAGGCAGTTGAGCGCGACGATGCACTGCTTCTGATCAATCCGCCACGTCCTGATCTGATTGCGCTCTACAGTATGGCGGAAGTTTTCGTTTTTCCATCCTGGTTTGAGGGCTTTGGTATTCCGGTATTGGAAGCGATGACTTGCGGTGCGCCGGTGATCGTTTCCGACCGCGGACCGCTGCCGGAGGTCGCCGGGGGAGCGGCGTTGGTGATGGATGCCGAGGACGACACGACGCTCGCGGGTTACCTAGAGCGATTGCTGACCAATCCGGCAGAAATAACGTATTGGCGTGAACGCGGTTTCGCTCGTGCGGCGCGGTTTAGCTGGCGTAAAACCGCCCAGCGTATTTTAGAAAGTTATGAGCAGGCGTTGCACACGGCGATCTATGCGCCTGGTGTGCTGTAG
- a CDS encoding type II toxin-antitoxin system Phd/YefM family antitoxin, translating to MSDITKNLLNVDLRQGVVPISKAASSLAALIKRSQATHQPIIVTQKGYPAGVLLDVELFTALRELAERYESERNGQGEHKHSE from the coding sequence ATGTCAGACATCACCAAAAATTTACTCAACGTTGATCTTCGTCAAGGTGTCGTGCCGATCTCAAAGGCAGCATCCTCACTGGCCGCGCTTATCAAACGCTCACAAGCGACTCACCAGCCCATTATTGTTACGCAAAAGGGGTATCCGGCCGGCGTGCTGTTGGATGTTGAGCTTTTCACCGCACTTCGCGAACTGGCTGAGCGGTACGAGAGCGAGCGCAACGGACAGGGTGAGCATAAGCACTCTGAGTAA
- a CDS encoding low molecular weight protein-tyrosine-phosphatase, with protein MQRKVRVLFVCMGNICRSPMAEAIFRHLVNEAGLSERFEIDSAGTGSWHVGEPPHPGTQRVLARRNISTAGMYARQVRSADIDQFDYILVMDRENLADLSRFHPKARERARLLLSFAPNLGTDEVPDPYYNGRFEEVYHMIETACRNLLAYIREQEGL; from the coding sequence ATGCAGCGCAAAGTACGAGTTCTGTTCGTCTGTATGGGGAATATCTGTCGTTCACCAATGGCCGAGGCGATCTTTCGCCACCTGGTCAATGAGGCCGGCTTGAGTGAACGATTTGAGATCGATTCAGCCGGTACCGGTAGCTGGCACGTCGGCGAGCCTCCACACCCAGGGACGCAGCGCGTGCTGGCGCGCCGAAATATCTCGACGGCCGGTATGTATGCCCGTCAGGTACGGAGCGCCGATATTGACCAGTTCGATTACATTTTGGTCATGGATCGCGAAAATCTGGCCGATCTGAGTCGATTTCACCCCAAAGCTCGCGAGCGAGCCAGACTCTTGTTGAGCTTTGCCCCCAACCTTGGTACCGATGAGGTGCCTGATCCGTATTACAACGGTCGTTTTGAAGAGGTCTATCACATGATCGAAACAGCATGTCGTAATCTGCTCGCGTACATTCGTGAACAAGAAGGCCTCTGA
- a CDS encoding metalloenzyme, giving the protein MTLTFVFLDGIGLAPASADNPLAQVPMPAVHRLLGGPLTSEQIGYRDHLLLTALDTCLGVDGLPQSGTNHVALLAGINAPALHGRHQPHFPPVALRPLLAERSLFRRIRERGLRVAFANVFTNSYWQAVASRRLRRSASVIAAEGAGIDLRTLADLKQGRALSWDITGEGLATRDPEAATIEPISPQLAGERLARLAIEYEFVFFESFLPDLAGHGRLGTHGVREALTRIDGLIAGWLDARRQQDNLLITSDHGNIEQASTTTHTTAPAPLLVIGPLARHLHHVRRIDEVADAILQALPAISQ; this is encoded by the coding sequence ATGACTCTAACGTTTGTATTTCTCGACGGCATAGGCCTGGCTCCGGCGAGCGCTGACAACCCACTGGCTCAGGTGCCGATGCCTGCCGTTCACCGGCTCCTAGGTGGGCCGCTGACCAGTGAACAGATTGGTTATCGTGACCACCTGCTGCTGACTGCCCTCGACACCTGTTTAGGGGTAGATGGCTTGCCCCAAAGTGGCACCAACCATGTAGCCTTACTAGCAGGCATCAACGCTCCAGCACTCCATGGCAGGCATCAGCCGCACTTTCCGCCAGTGGCTCTGCGGCCATTGCTCGCCGAACGCTCTCTCTTCCGGCGAATCCGCGAACGAGGACTCCGCGTCGCGTTTGCCAACGTCTTTACCAACAGCTATTGGCAGGCAGTGGCAAGCCGCCGTCTACGTCGCTCGGCGAGTGTGATTGCTGCCGAGGGAGCCGGTATCGATTTACGCACACTTGCCGATCTGAAGCAGGGTCGAGCACTGAGTTGGGATATTACCGGTGAAGGATTGGCAACCCGCGATCCAGAGGCCGCAACCATCGAACCGATCAGTCCACAACTCGCCGGAGAACGGCTAGCCCGCCTTGCCATCGAGTACGAATTTGTCTTTTTTGAGAGCTTTTTGCCCGATCTTGCCGGGCATGGTCGTCTGGGAACGCATGGCGTCCGCGAAGCACTCACCCGGATCGATGGCCTGATCGCCGGTTGGCTCGATGCTCGTCGTCAACAAGACAACTTGCTCATAACGTCAGATCATGGCAATATCGAACAGGCATCAACCACAACCCATACCACTGCACCGGCGCCGCTGCTGGTCATTGGGCCACTCGCCAGGCATCTTCACCATGTACGGCGGATCGATGAAGTTGCTGATGCCATTCTACAAGCTCTACCTGCTATTAGCCAATGA
- a CDS encoding 30S ribosomal protein S1: protein MSVQPDPVTQQNEEDLDWTQLLDEYDYARPQRGELREGLIMHIEENGVLVSIGTKREGIIPAQDLRQMGEDFINSLKVGDTVQVYVQEPENRDGDLILSLTMVQVAKDWEVAEQLFQDGGIVRCKVIGFNKGGLLVQFNRIRGFVPASQVAQLHGRTAADERQQALQKMVNQEIPLKVIEVDRERNRLVLSERAATQEWRKAQKHRLLTELQPGDVLVGRVNQLTNFGAFIDLGGADGLAHISELSWQRVNHPREVLQPGQEVKVVVVEIDRERERIGLSIRQLQNNPWETIDQRYTLGQLVTGPVTNVTPFGAFVQIEEAVEGLIHASELDADPQAQPRDILQPGQIVTARVISLDRQRQRMGLSLRRIGENDTETESASEPVPTPAPASDEADPSAQA from the coding sequence ATGTCTGTCCAGCCCGACCCTGTAACCCAGCAGAATGAGGAAGATCTGGATTGGACGCAGTTGCTCGATGAGTATGATTATGCCCGTCCTCAGCGCGGTGAACTGCGTGAGGGCTTGATCATGCACATCGAAGAGAATGGCGTTCTGGTCTCGATTGGCACTAAGCGCGAAGGGATTATTCCGGCTCAAGATTTGCGCCAGATGGGAGAAGATTTCATCAATTCGCTGAAAGTTGGTGATACGGTTCAAGTGTATGTGCAAGAGCCGGAAAATCGCGACGGTGATCTGATCCTCTCGCTCACGATGGTGCAGGTGGCGAAGGACTGGGAGGTAGCCGAACAGCTCTTCCAGGATGGTGGGATTGTTCGTTGCAAAGTGATCGGTTTTAACAAGGGTGGTTTGCTCGTTCAATTCAACCGGATTCGCGGATTTGTACCGGCTTCGCAAGTAGCGCAGTTGCACGGGCGCACCGCTGCTGACGAGCGCCAGCAGGCCTTGCAGAAGATGGTGAATCAAGAGATTCCACTGAAGGTGATTGAGGTAGATCGTGAGCGCAACCGGTTGGTTCTCTCTGAGCGGGCTGCTACCCAAGAGTGGCGTAAGGCGCAGAAGCATCGGTTGCTCACCGAGCTGCAGCCGGGCGATGTTCTGGTTGGTCGCGTGAACCAGCTTACGAATTTTGGCGCATTTATCGATCTGGGTGGCGCCGATGGTTTGGCCCACATCTCCGAGCTGAGCTGGCAGCGGGTGAACCATCCGCGTGAGGTGCTGCAACCCGGTCAGGAAGTTAAGGTAGTTGTAGTTGAGATTGATCGCGAACGCGAACGTATTGGCCTATCGATCCGCCAGTTACAGAATAATCCCTGGGAGACGATTGACCAGCGCTATACCCTCGGGCAACTGGTGACCGGCCCGGTGACGAATGTGACGCCGTTTGGCGCCTTTGTTCAGATTGAAGAAGCGGTGGAAGGTTTGATCCACGCCAGTGAACTGGACGCCGATCCGCAGGCTCAACCACGCGATATTCTGCAACCCGGCCAGATTGTGACCGCTCGTGTGATTAGCCTTGATCGTCAACGCCAGCGGATGGGGTTGTCGCTACGCCGAATTGGTGAGAACGACACTGAGACTGAGTCTGCATCTGAGCCAGTTCCCACGCCTGCGCCTGCCTCAGATGAGGCTGATCCATCAGCACAAGCGTAA
- a CDS encoding ornithine cyclodeaminase family protein, translating to MRFLSAADIAKAVPMAAAIEAVAQAFGKLARSEAYIPLRTAITIAEHEATTFFMPGLLTGEMPALGLKTVSVFPHNIYRAEPTIYALVTLFDPTSGRPLAVLDGTYLTALRTGAASGVATRLLARPDVRTLVVFGAGAQALPQIQAVLAVRPTINNVWIVNRTRDRATLLAARLRGEGFRGDVRIATDPQVPLAEADVVCTATSSAVPLFAADLVRPGTHINAIGAYRPDMAEIPPELVARSRIFVDQRQAAWAEAGDLIQARAAGLIDEHHIVAELGELVNGTGNGRTSADEITLFKSVGNAVQDLAVAALALQQANTLGLGVEVTL from the coding sequence ATGCGATTTCTTTCGGCAGCCGATATTGCAAAGGCAGTGCCGATGGCAGCAGCAATTGAAGCAGTGGCGCAAGCGTTTGGGAAGCTGGCGCGGAGTGAAGCCTATATCCCTCTCCGTACTGCAATCACTATCGCGGAGCACGAAGCAACAACCTTCTTTATGCCAGGGCTGCTTACTGGCGAGATGCCGGCTCTTGGACTTAAGACCGTTTCGGTCTTTCCACACAACATCTATCGCGCTGAACCCACAATCTATGCTCTGGTAACATTATTTGATCCAACAAGTGGTCGTCCGCTGGCTGTGCTTGATGGTACCTATCTCACAGCGTTGCGTACCGGTGCGGCTTCGGGTGTAGCAACACGTCTGTTGGCGCGGCCAGATGTACGCACGCTGGTTGTGTTTGGGGCTGGTGCGCAGGCTTTGCCGCAGATACAAGCTGTGTTAGCAGTCCGCCCCACGATTAACAACGTCTGGATCGTGAACCGCACCCGTGATCGAGCGACGTTACTGGCGGCGCGTTTACGTGGTGAAGGTTTTCGGGGTGATGTTCGGATTGCAACTGATCCACAGGTACCACTGGCAGAAGCGGATGTGGTCTGTACGGCTACGAGTAGCGCCGTGCCTCTCTTCGCGGCAGATTTGGTACGGCCTGGTACTCATATCAACGCTATCGGTGCGTATCGGCCCGATATGGCCGAGATTCCGCCTGAGCTGGTTGCCCGTAGTCGGATTTTTGTCGATCAGCGTCAGGCAGCCTGGGCCGAGGCAGGGGATTTGATTCAGGCCCGTGCTGCCGGTCTCATCGATGAGCACCATATTGTCGCCGAACTAGGGGAGCTTGTGAATGGTACAGGAAATGGACGAACTTCAGCCGACGAAATTACTCTGTTTAAGTCGGTTGGCAATGCGGTGCAAGACCTGGCCGTTGCCGCGCTGGCGTTACAACAAGCGAATACGCTCGGTTTAGGGGTGGAAGTGACGCTCTGA
- a CDS encoding UDP-glucose/GDP-mannose dehydrogenase family protein, whose translation MKNICVVGTGYVGLTTGVCFADLGHSVTCIEIDLHKLELLRSGKSPIFEPGLEEMQERNMRAGRLRFTDDYAVGIPDAEFIFITVGTPMAEDGSADLTYVKAAARSIGRYLRSGSIIIDKSTVPVGTGDLVENIIAEHAGPDVKFDVVSNPEFLREGSALSDFFKPDRIVLGAKNREAAQRVAALHETLGAPIIITDLRTAEMIKYASNAFLATRISFINEIAQICERLGADVREVARGMGADKRIGPHFLEAGVGYGGSCFPKDVLALYHMAASAGCHPQLLQAVMDINSDARKRFVKKVETVLGSLEGRLIGVLGLSFKPNTDDMREAPSVDIINALLKKGARVKAYDPVAMPRAEEILPTVTFTATAYDVAKDADALLLVTEWNEFKQLDWHRIKRYMRQPVVIDGRNLYDPREMRNLGFIYWGVGRGEAPVPILEEAQNVGD comes from the coding sequence GTGAAAAACATCTGCGTAGTAGGTACAGGATATGTCGGTCTTACGACTGGCGTATGTTTTGCCGATCTTGGCCATTCCGTGACCTGTATCGAGATCGATCTACACAAACTAGAATTGCTGCGCAGCGGAAAGTCACCGATCTTCGAGCCTGGTCTCGAAGAGATGCAAGAACGAAACATGCGTGCCGGTCGGTTGCGTTTTACCGATGATTATGCGGTCGGGATTCCCGATGCTGAGTTTATCTTCATCACCGTCGGGACCCCTATGGCCGAAGACGGTTCTGCCGATCTTACGTATGTGAAAGCTGCTGCGCGTAGTATCGGTCGATATTTGCGTTCGGGTTCCATCATTATTGATAAGAGTACAGTACCGGTAGGGACCGGCGATCTGGTCGAAAACATCATTGCCGAGCATGCTGGTCCTGATGTGAAATTTGATGTCGTCTCTAATCCGGAGTTTCTCCGTGAGGGGAGTGCGCTGAGTGATTTCTTTAAGCCTGACCGCATCGTCCTTGGCGCGAAGAATCGGGAGGCCGCACAGCGGGTTGCCGCACTCCACGAAACGTTAGGCGCACCGATTATCATCACCGATCTACGAACTGCCGAGATGATCAAGTACGCCTCAAATGCGTTTCTGGCTACGCGCATCTCGTTCATCAACGAAATTGCTCAGATTTGCGAACGTCTGGGCGCCGATGTCCGTGAAGTAGCTAGAGGCATGGGAGCCGATAAACGTATTGGGCCACACTTCCTCGAAGCCGGCGTCGGGTACGGTGGTTCCTGCTTCCCCAAAGACGTACTAGCTCTCTACCATATGGCAGCTTCTGCAGGCTGCCACCCCCAGTTGCTTCAGGCGGTCATGGATATTAACAGTGACGCCCGTAAGCGTTTTGTCAAGAAGGTTGAAACGGTACTAGGATCGCTTGAGGGACGGCTTATCGGTGTACTTGGATTATCGTTCAAGCCCAATACCGATGACATGCGTGAAGCTCCGAGTGTCGATATTATCAATGCCCTCTTGAAGAAGGGGGCGCGGGTGAAAGCTTATGACCCTGTCGCAATGCCACGAGCAGAAGAGATATTGCCGACAGTGACCTTTACCGCTACGGCGTATGATGTGGCGAAGGATGCCGACGCCTTACTGCTAGTTACCGAATGGAATGAGTTTAAGCAGTTGGACTGGCATCGCATCAAGCGCTACATGCGGCAACCGGTGGTGATTGATGGGCGGAACCTCTACGATCCGCGCGAGATGCGTAATTTGGGGTTCATCTACTGGGGTGTCGGTCGTGGTGAGGCACCGGTACCGATTCTGGAAGAAGCCCAGAATGTTGGTGATTAG
- the ilvD gene encoding dihydroxy-acid dehydratase, translating to MGDNRRSRMITEGPQRSPNRAMLRAVGFGDNDFTKPIVGVANGHSTLTPCNAGLGMLAARAEEAIRAAGGMPQMFGTITVSDGISMGTEGMKYSLVSREVIADSIETVVNAQRMDGILAVGGCDKNMPGALIAMARLDIPAIFVYGGTIKPGRYKDRDLTIVSAFEAVGEYSAGRIDEHELLEIERHACPGVGSCGGMYTANTMSSAIEALGLSLPGSSTMAAEDEEKAISAARSGEVLVEAIRANRTARQIITRKSLENAIAVVMAIGGSTNAVLHLLAIAHAAEVPLTIDDFETIRQRVPVLCDLKPSGRYVTTDFHRAGGVPQVMKMLLNTGLLHGDCLTITGQTVAETLADVPDEPPANQDVIRTFERPVYPQGHLAILRGNLAEEGCVAKITGIKQRRITGPARVFDAEEECLDAILSGKIKPGDVVVIRYEGPKGGPGMREMLAPTSAIIGAGLGDSVGLITDGRFSGGTYGLVVGHVAPEAAVGGTIALVEEGDSITIDADSRLLQLNVSDEELARRRAAWQPRPPRYTRGVLAKYARLVSSASLGAVTDRFDS from the coding sequence ATGGGCGATAATCGCCGTAGTCGCATGATTACCGAGGGGCCGCAGCGCTCGCCGAATCGGGCTATGTTGCGGGCAGTTGGCTTTGGCGATAACGATTTCACCAAGCCAATTGTTGGAGTGGCAAACGGCCACAGTACGCTCACGCCTTGTAATGCCGGGTTAGGTATGCTGGCAGCACGTGCTGAAGAGGCGATTCGTGCTGCCGGTGGGATGCCGCAGATGTTCGGTACCATTACGGTCAGTGATGGTATTTCGATGGGTACCGAGGGTATGAAATACTCGCTGGTCAGTCGTGAGGTGATTGCCGATTCGATTGAAACGGTGGTTAACGCCCAGCGCATGGATGGTATTCTCGCTGTAGGCGGTTGTGATAAAAACATGCCCGGGGCTTTGATCGCAATGGCGCGGCTCGACATCCCGGCCATTTTTGTGTACGGTGGAACGATTAAGCCCGGTCGTTACAAGGATCGTGATTTAACGATTGTCAGTGCCTTTGAGGCGGTCGGTGAGTATAGCGCTGGCCGGATCGATGAGCATGAGTTGCTCGAAATTGAACGGCATGCCTGTCCGGGGGTGGGTTCGTGTGGAGGTATGTACACGGCCAACACGATGTCATCGGCAATCGAAGCACTTGGTCTCAGTTTGCCCGGCTCTTCCACGATGGCTGCCGAAGATGAAGAGAAGGCTATCAGTGCTGCTCGTTCAGGTGAAGTGTTGGTCGAGGCGATTCGGGCTAACCGTACTGCTCGCCAGATTATCACTCGCAAGTCGCTTGAAAATGCGATTGCAGTTGTAATGGCGATTGGTGGCTCAACCAACGCGGTGTTGCATCTACTGGCAATCGCGCATGCGGCTGAGGTTCCGCTGACGATTGATGATTTCGAGACGATCCGTCAGCGTGTGCCGGTGCTATGCGATCTGAAACCGTCGGGTCGGTATGTAACTACTGATTTCCACCGTGCAGGGGGTGTCCCGCAAGTGATGAAGATGCTGCTCAACACTGGTTTGCTGCACGGTGATTGTCTGACGATTACCGGTCAGACGGTTGCCGAGACGTTGGCCGACGTTCCCGATGAACCACCGGCGAACCAAGATGTGATCCGGACATTCGAGCGACCAGTCTACCCGCAAGGGCATCTGGCTATTTTGCGGGGGAATCTAGCCGAAGAAGGTTGTGTGGCGAAGATTACTGGGATCAAGCAGCGTCGGATTACCGGTCCAGCGCGAGTCTTCGATGCCGAAGAGGAGTGTCTGGATGCAATTCTCAGCGGGAAGATTAAGCCCGGCGATGTCGTTGTGATCCGGTACGAAGGGCCAAAAGGTGGGCCAGGGATGCGTGAAATGCTGGCTCCAACATCGGCGATTATCGGCGCCGGTCTGGGTGATAGCGTTGGGCTAATTACCGATGGTCGTTTTTCGGGTGGAACGTATGGGTTGGTGGTGGGTCACGTTGCGCCAGAGGCGGCAGTTGGTGGAACTATTGCCCTGGTCGAGGAGGGCGATAGTATTACCATCGATGCTGATTCCCGTCTCTTACAGTTGAATGTTTCTGATGAAGAGCTGGCACGTCGTCGAGCGGCCTGGCAGCCCCGGCCACCACGTTATACCCGCGGTGTCCTGGCAAAATATGCCCGTCTAGTGTCGTCGGCCAGCCTAGGTGCCGTGACCGACCGGTTCGACTCTTGA